A window from Amblyomma americanum isolate KBUSLIRL-KWMA chromosome 7, ASM5285725v1, whole genome shotgun sequence encodes these proteins:
- the LOC144097687 gene encoding uncharacterized protein LOC144097687, whose product MADAVAAVVSRTQCFPLKHSWFVAYRSYDVDPFFGLTAKCVRFHSTETPDLNVSSSPLKVTKHQNALRVSPTEGAEVEIDLRIDYVDCNTCKILRHPYVSKTACSLMVPEQHVANPHSACHFIYRMLCGSKKVQIYDESCKKHH is encoded by the exons ATGGCGGATGCAGTGGCAGCGGTAGTGTCTAGGACACAG TGCTTTCCGCTCAAGCACTCGTGGTTCGTGGCGTACCGGTCGTACGATGTGGACCCGTTCTTCGGCCTGACGGCCAAGTGCGTCCGCTTCCACAGCACGGAGACCCC gGATCTCAACGtcagctcgtcgccactgaagGTTACAAAGCACCAGAATGCTCTACGTGTATCGCCTACAGAAG GAGCGGAGGTGGAGATCGACCTGCGTATCGACTACGTGGACTGCAACACCTGCAAGATCCTCAGGCACCCTTACGTCAGCA AGACGGCCTGCAGCCTGATGGTCCCGGAGCAGCACGTCGCCAATCCACACAGCGCCTGCCACTTCATCTACCGGATGCTGTGCGGATCCAAGAAGGTGCAGATCTACGACGAGAGTTGCAAGAAGCACCACTGA